A single region of the Phalacrocorax carbo chromosome 4, bPhaCar2.1, whole genome shotgun sequence genome encodes:
- the EREG gene encoding proepiregulin isoform X2 gives MICYLLQAVLGTTVIPLCAPGEMENCTTALIQTENSPRVAQVGITRCKPEMKDYCFHGQCMYIVDLDEHYCRCDLGFSGVRCVHSELVRQPLSKEYVALTVIVVLLFLIAISIASYYICRRYQSKKRQTNIREYKEVGTL, from the exons GTTACCTATTGCAGGCAGTCCTGGGCACAACAGTGATCCCCTTATGTGCGCCTGGCGAAATGGAGAACTGCACAACGGCACTAA TCCAGACAGAGAACAGTCCGCGTGTGGCTCAAGTTGGGATAACTAGATGCAAGCCTGAAATGAAAGACTACTGCTTCCATGGACAGTGCATGTACATAGTGGACTTGGATGAGCACTACTGCAG GTGTGACTTGGGCTTCTCTGGTGTCCGATGCGTGCATTCAGAACTTGTCAGACAACCCCTCAGTAAGGAGTACGTGGCACTGACAGTTATTGTGGTTCTGCTTTTCCTCATCGCCATCTCTATTGCAAGCTACTACATCTGCAGAAG GTACCAAAGCAAGAAGCGACAAACAAACATCAGGGAATACAAGGAAGTTGGCACCCTGTAG
- the EREG gene encoding proepiregulin isoform X1, whose product MDAGCPRARSLLLFLGYLLQAVLGTTVIPLCAPGEMENCTTALIQTENSPRVAQVGITRCKPEMKDYCFHGQCMYIVDLDEHYCRCDLGFSGVRCVHSELVRQPLSKEYVALTVIVVLLFLIAISIASYYICRRYQSKKRQTNIREYKEVGTL is encoded by the exons GTTACCTATTGCAGGCAGTCCTGGGCACAACAGTGATCCCCTTATGTGCGCCTGGCGAAATGGAGAACTGCACAACGGCACTAA TCCAGACAGAGAACAGTCCGCGTGTGGCTCAAGTTGGGATAACTAGATGCAAGCCTGAAATGAAAGACTACTGCTTCCATGGACAGTGCATGTACATAGTGGACTTGGATGAGCACTACTGCAG GTGTGACTTGGGCTTCTCTGGTGTCCGATGCGTGCATTCAGAACTTGTCAGACAACCCCTCAGTAAGGAGTACGTGGCACTGACAGTTATTGTGGTTCTGCTTTTCCTCATCGCCATCTCTATTGCAAGCTACTACATCTGCAGAAG GTACCAAAGCAAGAAGCGACAAACAAACATCAGGGAATACAAGGAAGTTGGCACCCTGTAG